A region of Vitis riparia cultivar Riparia Gloire de Montpellier isolate 1030 chromosome 12, EGFV_Vit.rip_1.0, whole genome shotgun sequence DNA encodes the following proteins:
- the LOC117925895 gene encoding pentatricopeptide repeat-containing protein At2g20710, mitochondrial-like — MQIIRRCAVNTSSISRVVRVLPYSTETLTSNAPKESLQSRISPAIDLRVSIVPALEQWRKEGGSIKQQDLHRLIRKLRTFKRYNHALEIYEWIRDKFYFDISPGDVAIQLDLISKVHGLEQAEKHFNETPNSLRSFQVYGALLNCYSQKKSLEKAEAIMQEMRDMGFVKTLSCNVMLGLYSRLGKHEKLDNLMQEMEENGIGLDSFTYCIRLNAYCATSDMEGMEKLLMKLETDPAVNSDWNAYIVAANGYLKADLKEKAVEMLKKSEQFISGRSRRFGYEILLTLYATMGNKTEVYRIWNLYKTIGKFFNTGYVAMVSSLLKLDDMDGAEKTFEEWLSGNKFFDFRVPNLLIRAYCKKGLLEKAEQLVSRAIEQGEEPIAVTWDALAAGYHENNQMEKAVDTLTKALLATSRGWKPNPVTLSACLEYLKGKGDVEEAENLIRLLREQSLVSAYDSDRLVNYIRSEEPGSNTIAQMLWDHEDLDAETDGVVDLKQESIS, encoded by the exons ATGCAAATCATTCGCAGATGTGCAGTCAATACGAGTTCCATTTCTAGGGTTGTCAGGGTTTTGCCTTACTCCACTGAAACCCTAACATCTAATGCTCCAAAAGAGTCTCTTCAGAGTAGGATTTCACCGGCCATAGACCTCAGGGTTTCCATCGTTCCGGCCCTGGAACAATGGAGGAAAGAAGGAGGAAGCATCAAGCAGCAAGACCTCCATAGATTGATAAGGAAACTCAGAACTTTCAAACGATATAACCACGCTCTTGAG ATATATGAATGGATAAGGGACAAATTCTACTTTGACATATCACCCGGAGATGTTGCTATTCAGCTTGATTTGATCTCAAAGGTTCATGGCCTAGAACAAGCAGAGAAGCATTTTAATGAAACACCAAATTCTTTGAGATCCTTCCAGGTTTATGGTGCTCTTTTAAACTGTTATTCCCAGAAGAAATCATTGGAGAAAGCAGAGGCCATTATGCAGGAGATGAGGGACATGGGGTTTGTGAAAACATTATCTTGCAATGTTATGCTAGGCCTCTATTCTCGGTTGGGAAAGCATGAGAAGCTAGACAACCTAATGCAAGAGATGGAGGAGAATGGCATTGGTTTGGACAGTTTCACATACTGCATACGGTTGAAtgcatattgtgccacttctgaCATGGAGGGTATGGAGAAGCTTCTAATGAAGTTGGAAACTGATCCTGCAGTCAACTCAGACTGGAATGCATATATTGTTGCAGCAAATGGCTACTTGAAAGCTGACTTAAAAGAGAAGGCTGTGGAAATGCTGAAAAAGTCGGAACAATTTATCAGTGGTAGATCGAGAAGGTTTGGCTATGAAATTCTCCTCACCCTGTACGCTACAATGGGAAACAAAACTGAAGTGTATCGGATATGGAATTTGTATAAGACAATTGGGAAATTCTTCAACACTGGCTATGTTGCTATGGTAAGCTCATTACTGAAGCTGGATGACATGGATGGTGCTGAGAAGACCTTTGAAGAGTGGTTATCCGGAAACAAATTCTTTGATTTCCGGGTTCCAAACTTGCTTATTCGTGCATATTGTAAGAAGGGTCTTTTGGAGAAGGCTGAACAACTTGTAAGCAGGGCCATAGAACAGGGGGAGGAGCCTATTGCTGTCACTTGGGATGCTCTGGCAGCTGGATATCATGAAAATAATCAGATGGAAAAGGCAGTTGATACACTGACGAAAGCACTTCTGGCAACTTCACGAGGGTGGAAACCAAACCCTGTAACTTTGAGTGCGTGTTTGGAATACTTAAAAGGAAAGGGTGATGTGGAAGAGGCAGAGAACCTCATAAGGTTACTTAGAGAACAGAGCCTTGTTTCTGCATATGATTCTGACAGATTGGTGAATTATATTAGGAGCGAAGAACCGGGATCCAACACAATTGCTCAAATGTTATGGGATCATGAAGATCTAGATGCAGAAACAGATGGAGTTGTGGATTTGAAGCAAGAAAGCATCAGCTGA
- the LOC117926685 gene encoding uncharacterized protein LOC117926685, whose protein sequence is MARRTESGFLKTSASSLREQAARTTLRNVRMQGHPYVELREDGKRFIFFCTLCLAPCYSESVLYDHLKGNLHSERYAAAKVTLLKSHPWPFNDGVLFFDNSSENDKHLSIANGNPTRLLGTHKNDNNLAIVCHGDDLSQSNNRDVEQHSNKNSDCDVSFYNESLNNGGRNCDMMIPGVMIKDEVTELEVRFIGFGQIAARFFEKDGVSKGISKIWCEWFGKEEPGDGETVMVPDHDFAVVTFNYHYNLGRKGLFDDVISMLSSSPTEGSGRKRKKSFSDPEDISESLSNQYDSSGEDSLISNSPSPRLLLDRYDDQLLDTRFISSKTIRRELRRQQRVAAERMCDICQHKMLPGKDVATLMNMKTGKLVCSSRNVYGAFHVFHTSCLIHWILLCEFEIFTNQLVCPKLRRSSRRKSGSKCNGKGKDGVIKPTTLQICSVFCPECQGTGIMIEDELEIPNIPLSEMFKYKIKVSDAHRAWMKNPEELKHCSTGFNFPSQSGETVQEKVSSLKLLHFYSADE, encoded by the exons CTCTTCGCAATGTCAGAATGCAAGGGCACCCATATGTGGAGCTTCGGGAAGATGGTAAACGGTTTATATTCTTCTGTACGTTGTGTCTTGCTCCATGTTATAGCGAGTCAGTGCTGTATGATCACTTAAAGGGAAATTTACATTCTGAAAGGTATGCTGCTGCTAAGGTTACTCTCCTTAAATCGCACCCATGGCCTTTCAATGATGGTGTTCTTTTCTTTGATAACTCATCAGAGAATGATAAGCATCTATCGATAGCAAATGGTAATCCTACTAGGTTGTTAGGTACACACAAGAATGATAACAATCTTGCTATTGTCTGTCATGGTGATGATTTGAGTCAAAGTAATAATAGAGATGTTGAGCAACATTCCAACAAGAATTCAGATTGTGATGTCAGTTTCTATAATGAAAGTTTGAATAATGGTGGCAGAAATTGTGATATGATGATTCCTGGTGTTATGATTAAAGATGAAGTTACTGAGTTAGAAGTGAGGTTCATAGGTTTTGGCCAAATTGCTGCAAGGTTTTTTGAGAAGGATGGGGTTTCAAAGGGGATTAGTAAAATATGGTGTGAGTGGTTTGGGAAAGAGGAGCCTGGTGATGGGGAAACGGTCATGGTGCCAGACCATGACTTTGCTGTTGTCACTTTCAATTATCATTACAATCTGGGTAGAAAGGGTTTGTTTGATGATGTGATTTCCATGTTGTCATCTAGTCCTACAGAGGGAagtggaaggaaaagaaagaagtcATTTTCTGATCCAGAAGATATTAGTGAGTCTTTGAGTAATCAATATGATTCATCTGGGGAAGATTCTCTAATATCAAACAGTCCCAGTCCAAGGCTGTTGTTAGATCGATATGATGATCAACTTTTGGATACAAGATTCATATCAAGCAAGACTATAAGGCGAGAATTGAGGCGCCAACAGCGCGTGGCAGCAGAAAGAATGTGTGATATCTGTCAGCACAAGATGCTCCCAGGGAAAGATGTGGCAACACTCATGAATATGAAGACAGGGAAACTTGTTTGCAGTAGTAGAAATGTTTATGGG GCATTTCATGTGTTCCATACTTCCTGCCTTATACACTGGATACTTCTTtgtgagtttgaaatttttacaaatCAGTTGGTTTGTCCTAAACTGCGACGGAGTTCTAGGAGAAAGAGTGGATCCAAGTGTAACGGAAAAGGAAAGGATGGTGTGATAAAACCTACAACTCTGCAGATTTGCTCGGTATTCTGCCCAGAATGCCAGGGCACTGGCATAATGATTGAAGATGAACTGGAGATACCAAACATCCCGCTTTCTGAG atgttcaaatataaaataaaagtgagtgaTGCACACCGAGCTTGGATGAAAAATCCTGAAGAGCTGAAGCATTGCTCAACGGGTTTCAATTTCCCTTCCCAGTCTGGAGAAACCGTTCAG GAAAAGGTGTCATCGCTAAAGTTGTTGCATTTTTATAGTGCTGATGAATAG
- the LOC117926686 gene encoding pentatricopeptide repeat-containing protein At2g20710, mitochondrial-like: MKVVPFLGRPRHSKLPAEIQISSLYDRIQAVRDPKASISPLLNQWIEEGQTVSKPQLQSLVRIMKDFRRFHHALEISQWMTDRRYFTLTPSDAAIRLGLISMVHGREQAESYFNNIPNNLKTSRVYGALLSGYVREKSVEKAEATMQKMREMDFATSSFPYNMLINLYSQTGNHGKIEALIQEMQRKAIPCDAFTVSNLMVAYVAASDISAMEKLLNRMEEDPHISVDWNIYSVAASGYLKVGLIDKALEMLKKIENNTPHLERLSAFKFLLSLYARTGHKQELYRVWNLYKPSYEYPEAYSCMITCLTKLDDIEGAEKIFQEWECECTMYDFRVLNRLLSAYCKRCLFDKAESLVNKVIEERMPYASTWNILAKGYVEDKQMPKAVEMLKKAISVGRKGWRPDSIILDACIEYLEGQGNLEEIEEIATLCKNLGIPNGDIHHRLLWTSAAGEKSVSAISS; encoded by the exons ATGAAGGTGGTTCCCTTTCTGGGTCGTCCTCGACATTCTAAGCTTCCGGCTGAAATCCAAATCTCGTCTCTATACGATAGAATTCAGGCTGTTCGAGACCCTAAGGCTTCGATTTCACCACTCCTCAATCAATGGATAGAAGAAGGCCAAACAGTCAGCAAACCCCAACTCCAATCACTTGTTCGGATCATGAAAGATTTCAGACGCTTCCATCATGCCCTAGAG ATATCTCAGTGGATGACTGACCGTCGGTATTTCACATTAACTCCGAGTGATGCAGCAATCAGATTGGGTTTGATCTCCATGGTTCATGGACGAGAGCAGGCAGAGAGTTACTTTAATAATATcccaaataatttaaaaacttcCCGTGTGTATGGTGCTCTTCTCAGTGGCTATGTGCGAGAGAAATCTGTGGAGAAAGCAGAAGCCACTATgcagaaaatgagagagatggATTTTGCAACATCATCTTTTCCTTACAATATGTTGATCAACCTTTACTCTCAAACTGGAAATCATGGCAAGATTGAGGCATTGATTCAAGAAATGCAAAGGAAGGCAATTCCATGTGATGCATTCACAGTAAGCAATCTTATGGTTGCTTATGTTGCGGCATCTGATATTTCTGCAATGGAAAAGTTATTGAATCGGATGGAAGAGGATCCCCACATTTCTGTTGATTGGAACATATATTCAGTTGCAGCAAGTGGGTATCTGAAAGTTGGGTTGATTGACAAGGCCTTGGAAATGTTAAAGAAGATAGAGAACAACACGCCCCATCTAGAAAGGCTTTCTGCTTTCAAGTTTCTCCTTTCTCTCTATGCACGCACTGGCCACAAGCAAGAGCTCTACAGAGTTTGGAATCTATACAAGCCATCATATGAATACCCAGAAGCATACTCCTGTATGATCACTTGTCTGACGAAACTGGATGACATTGAGGGGGCTGAGAAAATCTTTCAGGAGTGGGAGTGTGAATGCACCATGTATGACTTTCGGGTACTGAATAGGCTTCTCAGTGCTTATTGCAAGAGGTGCCTCTTTGACAAGGCAGAATCCCTTGTAAATAAGGTTATAGAAGAAAGAATGCCTTATGCCAGTACTTGGAACATCTTAGCTAAAGGTTATGTGGAGGATAAGCAAATGCCTAAGGCAGTGGAAATGTTGAAGAAAGCAATATCAGTAGGAAGGAAAGGGTGGAGGCCAGATTCTATCATTTTGGATGCCTGTATAGAGTACTTGGAAGGGCAAGGAAACTTGGAAGAGATCGAAGAAATCGCAACGTTATGCAAGAACTTAGGGATTCCCAATGGGGATATCCATCACAGGTTACTTTGGACTTCTGCTGCAGGTGAAAAATCTGTCTCTGCAATCTCTTCATAA